From Miscanthus floridulus cultivar M001 unplaced genomic scaffold, ASM1932011v1 fs_325_3, whole genome shotgun sequence:
GATTCTGTGGTTCCATAACTTGTCTGAGTTTCCACATGGCACTTTAGGTCCCATCTTTCCTATCTTAGTTGCTGGTCTGCATTACCTAAATGTTCAGGTACTCTCTTGCCAATGGCTTTGTCTACTATTCTCCCTTTACAATGTGTTTCCTTTTGCTTTGTAAGTCTAGTCTCTAGTACCAGGCTAATACACGGAAAGTGTAACAAGTTAAAATTCATGACTGGGTTAATTTCCTTCTGGTAGGTTCTCACTGTGTGATAATTAATTTGAATTTCACATACGTGTGGTTAAGAATCATGCAAGAAAGTTGGTGTACAAGCGATGGCAACATTGAGGGTCTATTATGAGCTTAGATTAAACTAGTGCAGTAAGGGTTAACTTGTTGGATGGATTATAGGTTGGTGTGAACTGGTGATTTTGGTTTCTGACAATCATTTTTGGTCTTATTGTGTGTTAATGTTCAAAAGATCTTTCCAAACGTAGAACCTGGGGGGAGGGGCAGGGGTCAGCACTGTGATATGTATTAAGTTTGGCCATGTTCTTATAAAACCTTTTGTTTAAATAGAAACATTGTTAAGTTATTTTTTTGCTAAGTAGATCAACAATGATGGTTTGTAATCTTATGAAGCTATTAGTAGGAATTTGTTTGTTCTAAACTCTCCCTGAGACTGACTTCATCTGTTGTCTCAGATTTCTTTTCAGGGGTCCCAGATCAAGGATCATCCAGGAATTTTTGGCTTGCTGGCTAAGGTATGATCCAGAAAACCAATCACAGGGATACATGTAGCTAGTCGACTAGCTGTTGTAAATTCTTAATAAGTTATCAGCATAAGTAACCCATTACTCAGATTTTGTAATGAAGAGTAAAGAACATGGATGGTGGCCATCAATCAGAAAATCAAGTGTTCTTTTTTAATCTAAGTATATATAATGTGTATAGTGTACTTGGGCAGTTGGCCTTAGGAGCTATGGCCCATATGATGTTGTTAGCTTACTTGGATCATGGGGGTACCTACAATTGATGAAATGAAGTGTTTTGGACACGGTTGGATGGTCCTGAGCCCCTGACAGCAGCAGGGTGTCATGTGGAGTAAATTATCGGACTAATGATGATGAACTGCCCCTTTTACTTGTTTGGTGGCAATCAGTGGAGGTCAATGAAACACTTGTGGGGTTTAGATGGTAAATATTACTAGCATTACAACCAAGGTTGTTAAAATCCCATAGATTCAGTTCTGGGTTTAGGGTTCAGTTCTGTTAAGCATTCTGTCTTCCTTTCTTGTACAGCTGCTCTAGTTTAGCTCTGTTGCCCTCCTCAGGCATGCTTCCCtttttgtttcttcttgtatAGAGTTGGTGttgtttttgtttaataaaaagtttatagtgggggcctcccctgcagtattttcaacaacaacaacaacaacaatatagcctttcagtcccaagcaagttggggtaggctagagttgaaacccaccaaaagCCCTAAATCATGGTTCaaacacttcaatagctgctttctaagtactcctattcaaacatagatctctaggtatatcctaagctttcaaatatctttttattgtcttcccccatgtcaatttcggtcttcctccacctctcctcatattattagcttggcttaggactccacaatgcaccggtgcctctggaggtctcctttggacatggccaaaccacctcaaccgatgttggacaagcttttcttcaattggtgctacctctaggtgatcacgtatatcatcgttctgaactcggtccattcttatgtgaccgcaaatccatcgcaacatacgcatttctgtaactctcaattgttgaacatgtcgaatctttgtaggctaacattctgctccatacaacatagccggtctaatcgccgttctatagaacttgccttttagcttttgtggtaccctcttgtcacagagaatgccagaagcttgtcgccacttgatccaccctgctttgattctatggctaacgtctgcatcaatatctccatccctctgtagcatcgacccagatatcgaaaggtatccttcttaggcactacttgaccttccaaactcacatctccctcctcctgtacaactccgccaaagtcgcatctcatgtattcggttttagttctgctcaatctaaaacctttagactcaagggtctaccgccataactctagtttcctatttactcccgtctggctttcgtccactaacactacatcatcatcgaacaacatacaccaagggatatccccttttATGTTCCtgataacctcatccattaccaagacaaagagatacgggcttaaggctgacccttgataaagtccaattttaatcgggaagtaatctgtgttactatcgtttgttcgaacactagtcacaacattgttgcaCATGTCCTTGACGAGGGTCACGTACTtggatgggactttatgtttgtccaaagaccaccacataacatttcttggtatcttgtcataagccttctccaagtcaatgaaaaccaagtggaggtccttctttTGCTCTCTAAACCactccataacctgtcttattaagaagattgcttctgtggttgaccttccgggcatgaaaccaaattggtttgttgatatctgcgtcgttcctcgcaagcgctgctcgatgactctcctataacttcatagtgtgtctcatcaacttaattccccgataattagtacaactttggatatctcccttgttcttgtagattgtaCCAATATGCTTGTTCTctactcctcaggcatcttgttcgatcgaaagatattgttgaacatcttggttagccatactatagctatatcttcgagacatctccacaccttgattgggataccattagggcccatcgctttgccccctttcatccttttcaaggcttctctgacctccgattcttgaattatccgcacaaagcgcctgttagtgtcatcaaacgagttgtccagctgaacggtggtgttctcgttctcaccattgaacaatttaacaaaatactcttgccatctatatctgatctcatcctccttcaccaagagctgctcactttcatcctttatgcacttgactgttgaagtcccttgtcttcctatcgcgagccctagccatcctataaatgtccttctctccttccttcgtactcaaacgtcggtaaaggtcctcataggcccgcccctttgcctcactcaccgctcgttttgcagtcttctttgccaccttgtacttctctatgttgtttgcacacctgtcatgatacaaacgcttatagcactccttttccttaatagccttttgcacatcttcattccaccaccaagtgtctttcgagtcgcatccgctccctttggtcactccaagcacctctgaagcaaccttccgaacgcatgttgtcatcttctcccacatgctgtttgcatcgtcttcatcattccaagggtcctcttcaatgaccttttccttaaagacctttgatgcctccccttctaatttccaccacttcgttctagcaaccctagcttgtttgttcccacgagcttgcaccagaaagcggaagtcagccaccaccagcttgtgttgagcgaccacacattctccaggtatcaccttacagttcacgcatgttcgtttatccctccttgtaaggacaatcgatttgactagagtactggccgctattaaaggtcactaaatgggactgtctcttacggaagaaagtgttagctatcattaGATCAAAAGCTACggcgaagtctaagacttcctctccctcctggttcctactactATATCCGAAACTCCCATGAACcgcctcgaaacctgcacttgatgtacctacatggctattaagatcacctcctataaagagcttctcgctactagggacagctctaaccaaacaatctaagtcttcccagaaaagccgcttagcactctcatcatggcctacttggggggcatatgcactaattacgtttatgaccatatcactaatgacaagtttaactaagatgatcctatccccttgccttctcacctctaccacaccatccttgaggctcttatcaatcaaaactcctactctatttttatttgaagttgtccctgtgtaccagagcttgaagccggtattgtccacctccttcgccttctgccccttccatttagtctcttggacgcataagatatttacacgcctcctaaccgctgtgtccactaactctcttaacttacctgtaagggaCCCTATATTTCAGCTACCTACATTCTAGCCTCCTAACCCTACATTcctcccctgctgtattttcCGCTCAAAAAAAGGTTGTTAAAATCATAATCCTGAATCTGATTGGAACTCCACCGGTAGGATCGCAAATCGATCATAACTTACTAGAATCACAAAATTGTAGATTCTATTTAATAGAATCATAGAATCAACTAAGGTCATAAAGTCGTAAAATTAGATGATAGAATCAAGATTTTAACAACTATGATTACAACTGTCTCCCACTTGTTTTCTTTCTGTTGTTACATTGCACTGGAACCACCACTGCCAAATGGGGCATTGTTGTTGCATTTGTATGATTGATGTGGTTGCTATACTGACCTCCCGATTTATACCCAAGTACGAGCTATGGTTGGTACATATGAATACGCATAATACCATTCTTAGAGTTAGAGGTATGAATTATGTTCGGTGGGCTGCTCTCAACCTTGATGTCTACAATTAGGTATTAAGATTTTTTTCCCTCTTTAGTGAGGTCCATTGAGATACCTGTGAATTTATTTCAGGTTGACTGTTTACTTTGGACGTTTTCTATTTTCGCTACTTTTATGTAAATCTGTCTTGTTCTGAAAATATTTCTTTCCTGTTTGTAGTACTATAGAATATACCTCGATGTCCTGACTATCCCTTTGTTTCTTATCGCATACATGGTTCCTCAGGTCAGTTACTTGCATTTTTCCTTTGCTTTATTGCATATGTGATTCCTCCGATCAGATACTTGCATTTTGTTTTTATGTGGTTTCGGTCTTGCGGACAAATGCTGTGTGGTCGATTAGCATTTCCAGATTTTGTTCTCAAGTTTGCTGGGCAATAAATTGGCCTAATTATTATTGTGGAATTTCATAACCATTGTAGATGCTTTAGTATTTGCATTGGTTTCCAGCAATACACTCTATTTGGCACATTGTTCCATTCACATTACATTACAATCCTTCTAATATCACAATAATGACAGGCAGACACCACTAATTTCTGCTTGTGCTCTCAGAAGCAAACTAGACACAGTTGGATGAATAAGATATTGCATCTGGAGAGGGAAAGCAGGTTGTGCAGAACTGTGGGCTGTGGCAAAACCTAATTTCTTTTCGTAGGATTTTGAAACTAAAAGTACAATACTCATACATTGTGAGATGATGTGAACTAATTTGCACGAAATTGTTTAGTCAATGATATTTTTGCTACACCAACATGCTTATTATAGCCAAACTGGTTGCAGAAGAAGTATCACACTTGTGTGCAACTTTTGTTTCACCCAAATAGCAATTCAGATGCTGAATTCCGGTTTTTGTAATCTTTGATTGGCAGGGAAGCCTGGTCTACTGGACTACGAATAGTTTATTTTCTGTAGCTCAGGTTAGAGCATAATTTTTACTTGTATTATGAAGTCATTTCCTTTTCAATTTGATATATTGTGAATTTGTGATAATCTTGTATTATTTTCTTAGTAACTCTATGCCTAAATCTCAATATGATTTTTGTGGTAAAGTAATAGTAAACCTCATCCAAAAAATAGGGAAGATGGATCACATGTCCTGGTAGAATTATCTCAtttcttttctgtttttttgttgggggggggggttggCTTTGATCAAATACATGTTCAAATATCAACATGGTAGGTATGTGCTGTAAGTTTGTAGCATTTTTATGCTTATGCTCCAATAAATCAGCAAGTGAAGGCTAATATATGATCCTAAGAACACCTTGACGGAGATACTAAATATTCCACAGCAGATGGTATGATAATGCAACGGCTGTCAAGAATCCCGAAGAAGTTGCTTAGAACTGATAGATGCATCCCAACCTCTATTGCTATTGTGTAAACTCCAACAGGAAAAAATGCTTATGAATTCCCCCTTTTGTTATTAATTTCCTATTTCTATCCTTTGAGCAGATCAGGTTCCATGCAATTTAATTTGAACAAGCTTGATGCCGCGAAGTCAGCATTGTGTACTTAATGTTACATTCTGTTTTTTTTCAAATGATTAAATCGCAGCAATTGTCCTTGAGAAATGATGCTGCCCGCAAGCTGTTGGGATTGCCAGATACTAGGGCTCAGGTTAGTTACAGAGCACAAAAGTCACCTCTTGAGGTACCTGAGATGATGCAGGCATGCCCATCTACTTTTTGTGCTCTTGTTATTTTCATTATGTGCAATTGAATCATGATGCTGAAGTTATCATGAATTTACAGAGGCCACTGCTTGAAGATGCTGACATGCAATCGATGTCATCTGATAAGGGAACTGCCAGTGAGAGTACAGCTCCTAATTTTGTAATGGAAAGTATGGAAGGAAATATATCTGTGTCCAGTTCACCTGAGGAGCTACTTGAAGTATGAATGTTTACACAATTGTTTTGTCTTGGAATATTGTTCCGGTATGAATTCtgatgcatatacatatatgttCATCACTAGCAAGCATTACAGTATCTGGGGACTGGCTGCCGAGATCAAGCTCTTCCACTGATCAGGTAAGTTGGTGTTGTGCTTTGTCTAATCAATTGTTGGCTATTCCATTTGCAAACAATGGGAGTTGGTGATCAATGTTGCACACAGGACAGCAGTAGAGAGAAACCCAGATCTGTCTGTGGCGTTGATTGGAATGGGACAAACCCTGTTCTCAAATAAATTGTTTCCTGAAGCTGCAGTTTGTTTTGAACATGCTATACCAAAGGTCTGTTGTTACCTCAGACGATTTTCATGATCTGAGACAGTAATTTAGTAAGACTCAATGCTCTCGATTGTGTAGATTCAAGAAGATGACCCTCTTCTTGTGCTTGCATATTTCGGGGCAGGTCTTTCAAACGAGCGTCAGGTAGAGTAATGCTGCATTTGGACTcagtttataaaaacatttggaatAAGAGTGAACAACATAAGCATTGCTTCGGTTTCCAATGTAGGGGGATAATGAGACTGCAATCAAACTCCTGCAGAGAatagcagagctcaaggaaccgGAAAAGCCCATCAACAAAACCTGCTACTTCCAAGGGATGCTTACTTTGGGAAGGTAAAGTCCTTTTATAGATCATTCTGTTACAAATGGTCCATCGATACGATGCGCTATCGCTACCAATAACCTAATTCTAGAGGGTAGCTTGGCCCAGCATGTAGCATGTAGCCACACACTGTGGTTCAACTCCATTGTTGATTTTATTTATGTGGCTCTGCTTTCCTAAAATGCTGGACAGTTGCTAAACGTGCTGACATTGGTTATTGCAGTATATTATCTAGAGAAGGCCGGAATCCTGAGGCTGCCAAATATCTGCGGATGGCTATTGCTTATGATCCTTCAGTAGAAAGACTTCTTAAGGAATGCGAGGAAGGAATGGATGATCAACCAAAGCCAGAGAAGTGATGTGCTGCACCTGAAAAGGCCACAGTAACAGATAGCATACTGCTAGTAACAGATAGCATACTGCTTTTGTTTTTGAACACTAAAACAGGGTTTGTCTGGAATTGAAATTCTGGAATGCAAGCCAGCTAATCCTAGACAATTACCGCCATAGAAGAAATATGAAACCAGAGGGTGGCAATAGCACGATCAGAATATCTAGGCCATACTGCTGCCTTTGAAGTCTGCGGCAACCTCACACACATCTGTTGTCCAATGCACACCATCCAGTGTTCTTGAGCCCTAAGCCCCAACAGACTTCCTTGTAAATTGAATGCCCAACTTGTGTTCTTTGGTAGATTATAGTCACTTCAAATTTTGTAAAGAAACCAATACGCAGCAGAAATTTCAGTGACTtcgtgattttttttttgttaaaaaaaaacaTGTGCATGACCCTACGTTACTGAACATTTCTTGCCGTTTGATTGATGATAAAGTTCTTCCCATCGTAAGATCAAAACTTATTTTTGATCTGCTGCCTTTAAAGTAATTTTGTAGCTCAAATATTATTTTGTCCATGGCATGAGCCATCGCGGATTTAACATATAAGTCTTCCATGAATTTTTTTGTTACAAGTACACGGTATTGTAAAATTAGTACTCAAATAATAGTATCAGAGTTCTCGTTCTTGCAACAGCAGCATCTCTGACGGCATTCAAACTGTTACAAGGTAGGAATTCAAACAAGTAGGTCATTCTAAGCCGAGAACAATAGCTAACCGCGTGGGAAACAATCTTGAATTCACCACCACAAGCTGGTGTCCTATGTAAACGTTTGACCTTGAGCATGAATCCTCATAGGCACCAGATAATCGTTACATCCATTTCGCTAGTACACAGGGAAATCAGGATCAACATCTCGTCCCCACGCCTGCAGCCCACCGATGATATCCTTCGCTGAGGCAAATCCCTTCTCGTGGAGAAGCTTGACGGCTCTTTGAGAGTCATTGCCTCTTCTACACAGGACAACCAAGGTTGACGCCTCTCCTGTTTCCTTCAGTGAGGTTTCAAGTGTAGGCAGCTTCTCTTCCAACATGGAGAGCGGGATGTTCAGAGATGGAGAAATCGAAGCTATTTGGAAGTGATGTGCAGTTCGTACATCCAACAATAGATGAGGTTCACCATTGTCAACCAGATTTTTGTAATCTCGGCAAGTGATTCGGGCGCTCTCTGGGAGTATGCTCACACTTGGTGCTGCCTGTAGTAAATGTAACAGTGGATGAGGACACATAGATGTCAAGATCATTCTTGATATGATCTGAACTGCATCCATTCACATTACCTTATCAGACATTGGTGATTGTGTGAAGTTTTCATAGTCAAACTTCTGAAAATCTTGTTCTGTGAAAAAGGAATTTTTGCCACAATGGGTGCAATCTGGAGAGCTTCCACGAAGCTTAACCTGCAAATATACGGATAATGAGCTATATTAAGACAGTCCTATAGCTTGCGTCCAAGCAATGCAAACAACTTCGAAGGACCAAAGGCTGTTAATAATTTGCAGGATGACCAGAACTACATTGATGACCATAATCCACTTAATGGTAGACCACCTGCAAATAGGATGAATCCTCAAACATGGTTTCAAATGCCATTGGCGACTGGAAATCACAGTAAGTTCTTGGAGAAGAAACCAGGCAAGATCATGCGAAAGCTTCGGTGGCTGCTTCACAATTAGATTCTTTTAAAAGTTTTAGAAGGTTTGTAACTAACTACTGGTGCTGGGAATACGTTAGTTACCAGCTCTCTGCGAAGGTCTGGAAAACATTAAAACAGGGGAGCTAACCCTGCTAGCAACAGCTATGTTCCCAGAATCTAAATGGTTCGAAGGTATTATATATTGGATCAAAAGCACAAAACTAAACTTTATGAGGCACAATCAAGATGTGACCATCACATATAAGGATACAACACAGTAGAAAAAGGTTGTTCCCATAAGAAAAGAGAGTCAaagtttctctctctttttttttaacgaacaggcggagagctgtgtatcattatattaagaagaaaaaggttCGTAACCCATACACCAAACAACCAGACACACTTTTCTCACTAGTGCTGAGAATGGTCCTATAAAGGATTACTTTCTTGTTAGAACCAATTTCAATTCTTTTATAATAAAACATGATTGGCAACATTATCCTATCGCACTATTGTAATTCTTGTATTAGACTCCAATCTGTGATAAATATACTAGAAAGAAGGTTTAAGTTAAAACTAGATAGGAGGATGCAGCATTGCCATCCCCCGATGGACGATGGTGCTGGGATTAGGATAAATTGTGATCATGCATCCAAAGACAATAAATTACAGAGTGAAGTCACGTACAATTCTAACACGAGCAGAGAGTGCATCAAATAGTAGCATTCTTCCACATAGGGGCTCACCAACACCAGTTGCAACCTTTATAGCCTCCAGAGCTTGTAAGCAACCAATCACTCCCGGAACTAGTAAACAAAACAGTACTTAGTACACCAGTGCAAAACTATGTCTAATAAAGTAACTAACAGGGCATCAATCATATATAGCAGCAAACTATATAAACTAATTATACAAATTGCTAACTTAACTGAGGTGTCTACACTGATTTCTTGTAAAAGCACAGTAAATACCACAATATTTAAGAACACCCTGAAGAAAAAGCCATTTTAGTAATTACATCATTGAGTGAACCAACAAAAACCTGTAGCCACTGAATAATTAAGGATTAATATGGAcatgaaaaaatattaaaattacaCAACATTGGAGCCACTAACTCATGATTTAAAATATCCCATTTGGGTTGAAGTCCACATCATATAAACAAAGAAGTTTGATGAATTTTAAACAGGACAAAAAAAATCTAAGTTTTTGCCCACTGTACTAATGACGAGCTTCTACAGTGTCACCTACCAACCCCAAGAACACCACTGTCTGAGCATCTCTGGCAGGCTGCCACAGGTGGTGGACTTGGAAAGAGGCACCGATAGCATGGACTTCCATTATGATGATAAACAGTCAACTGTTAGAGAAGacgatgaatgaatgaatgaaagaTATAAGGTGAAGTAAAAAGGGTGCAATATCTTTGGCAAGAAAGATGCTTACCTGCCCTTCTAAACCTAATGCCGCACCAGATACAAGTGGCTGCAAGAAGTAGGTCAAATGTAAGTGATTGATCAATGCATGAATACATGAAATCAATAAAAAGATATGACACTATATCGTATTGATGGGGTAACATGGCAGAGCAAGAATTCCATATCAAATATAGCGTGCATCATTTACAACAAAAATAAAGTTACCTTGTTCAGCAAAACACAACAATCATTGATCATATACCTAGTAGGAAGGTTGTCAGTTGCATCAACAACTATATCATATCTGAGGTTGTTTTAGTTAATGCTGAAAACAAGAGTGTTGCctttgagaaaaaaatactgtatcTGTCACAGCATATATTGTAAGGATACTTCCGCACAACCTCCAAAGCATTGCATGGCTTCAGAGTATGATGATGCTCTACTACCTTGATAGAGGAATTAATCCTGATTTGAGACAACATATGTGATATAGTGAAATAGTAGCATCAAATAGTACATTTGGTTGGCAACCAATGCAGAGAAAACTGTCAAAAGGATAGTTTCTTACTCACGGCAAGCATCAGCTGCTGATTTCACTTTTGATTGTCCAAcatatgcttctttatgaattaTCTAAGAGAGTTTGAGAACAAAAAACAAGGTTAGCATTGATATGTATGACCACCACAGGTTAAAATAACCAATTTTGATCATGGGTTATGTTCTTGTTTTATCAAGCGGAACTCTCTCACTTCACTACAAATTTGCTAGTTTATGAGTGCATATTTATCTCTCCCTTCTAATTGAGTTACCAAGAACAACAAGAATACATCATGCAGATGATTCAGTGTTTAAATATAATCCAAAGAAAATATTGAGAACGCTAGATAAGAGGGACAGAAGACATGCCAAATTATTTCACCTGTCGATGAAGGTTATTCAGTTCAACATCATCACCATCCACAATGCCCAAGCAACCTAATAAGATAACAAGCTGTAAGCAATGATACATTAGTGAATACAACAAATTAGTGAACTGGAGCCCACCAACAAATTCACTTTACACATATAAGATATGTAAAAAACTTTGTCAAGGAGAAGGACTACGTCTAGAAATCTGTCTTATCATTAAACAAATATAATTTCTTCCTTGAGAAACTAACATTAAACACAACTTCACAGCAGAGTATGAGGCAGCTGTTGAGAAGGAAAAACATGGATCTTCCTAGATATAACTGTGTCCTTTGGAACAATCAGATTGAAGAATCTTTGCAGCATTTGTTCATTCTCTGTCCGTTTGCTTCTGCCTGTTGTAACCTACaacctctgttccaaattataattcgtttgactttttttaccccaagtttgaccactaatcttattcaaaaatttgagAAAAATGTCACTTAttttgttgtggcttgctttattaataaaagtttttcaagaatgacttaaatttgactatgtttgcacaaattttttgaataagacgagtggtcaaacttgaggtcaaaaaagtcaaacgaattataatttggtACGGAGGGAGTAGTTAATGTGCAGACAAGCTCAGACCTGGACCCTTTTGAATGTCTTGATCAGTTCAATCAGCAACTTAACATGCCCTTCTTTATGGAAATTATCATCATTATGTGCTGGAGCATTTGGAAGGCAAGAAATGATCT
This genomic window contains:
- the LOC136531323 gene encoding ALBINO3-like protein 2, chloroplastic isoform X1, whose translation is MALAVRLIGRRRLLPSPLAAAVAHLSAASQSPCHHHHHPLPIPALPLPPRELPPFALHSRSFSWYSRSGSASGSGPSPGTAAADAPGEDVYTEKESVYLDGVTTVDDGEGVASGAGAAADAVGGAAGATADGVGGVSELSVSTVLDLMDGFHSLTGLPWWMTISFSTVAMRLLILPALIVQLQKTAKIGEVFRKLSTSLPTPQPGNNFREQYALFQKKKKELGCPSFLWNFAYFSVQFPCFILWMMSIRSMCLNNHPGFDNGGILWFHNLSEFPHGTLGPIFPILVAGLHYLNVQISFQGSQIKDHPGIFGLLAKYYRIYLDVLTIPLFLIAYMVPQGSLVYWTTNSLFSVAQQLSLRNDAARKLLGLPDTRAQVSYRAQKSPLEVPEMMQRPLLEDADMQSMSSDKGTASESTAPNFVMESMEGNISVSSSPEELLEQALQYLGTGCRDQALPLIRTAVERNPDLSVALIGMGQTLFSNKLFPEAAVCFEHAIPKIQEDDPLLVLAYFGAGLSNERQGDNETAIKLLQRIAELKEPEKPINKTCYFQGMLTLGSILSREGRNPEAAKYLRMAIAYDPSVERLLKECEEGMDDQPKPEK
- the LOC136531323 gene encoding ALBINO3-like protein 2, chloroplastic isoform X2, whose translation is MALAVRLIGRRRLLPSPLAAAVAHLSAASQSPCHHHHHPLPIPALPLPPRELPPFALHSRSFSWYSRSGSASGSGPSPGTAAADAPGEDVYTEKESVYLDGVTTVDDGEGVASGAGAAADAVGGAAGATADGVGGVSELSVSTVLDLMDGFHSLTGLPWWMTISFSTVAMRLLILPALIVQLQKTAKIGEVFRKLSTSLPTPQPGNNFREQYALFQKKKKELGCPSFLWNFAYFSVQFPCFILWMMSIRSMCLNNHPGFDNGGILWFHNLSEFPHGTLGPIFPILVAGLHYLNVQISFQGSQIKDHPGIFGLLAKYYRIYLDVLTIPLFLIAYMVPQGSLVYWTTNSLFSVAQQLSLRNDAARKLLGLPDTRAQVSYRAQKSPLERPLLEDADMQSMSSDKGTASESTAPNFVMESMEGNISVSSSPEELLEQALQYLGTGCRDQALPLIRTAVERNPDLSVALIGMGQTLFSNKLFPEAAVCFEHAIPKIQEDDPLLVLAYFGAGLSNERQGDNETAIKLLQRIAELKEPEKPINKTCYFQGMLTLGSILSREGRNPEAAKYLRMAIAYDPSVERLLKECEEGMDDQPKPEK
- the LOC136531323 gene encoding ALBINO3-like protein 2, chloroplastic isoform X3; this translates as MALAVRLIGRRRLLPSPLAAAVAHLSAASQSPCHHHHHPLPIPALPLPPRELPPFALHSRSFSWYSRSGSASGSGPSPGTAAADAPGEDVYTEKESVYLDGVTTVDDGEGVASGAGAAADAVGGAAGATADGVGGVSELSVSTVLDLMDGFHSLTGLPWWMTISFSTVAMRLLILPALIVQLQKTAKIGEVFRKLSTSLPTPQPGNNFREQYALFQKKKKELGCPSFLWNFAYFSVQFPCFILWMMSIRSMCLNNHPGFDNGGILWFHNLSEFPHGTLGPIFPILVAGLHYLNVQISFQGSQIKDHPGIFGLLAKYYRIYLDVLTIPLFLIAYMVPQGSLVYWTTNSLFSVAQQLSLRNDAARKLLGLPDTRAQRPLLEDADMQSMSSDKGTASESTAPNFVMESMEGNISVSSSPEELLEQALQYLGTGCRDQALPLIRTAVERNPDLSVALIGMGQTLFSNKLFPEAAVCFEHAIPKIQEDDPLLVLAYFGAGLSNERQGDNETAIKLLQRIAELKEPEKPINKTCYFQGMLTLGSILSREGRNPEAAKYLRMAIAYDPSVERLLKECEEGMDDQPKPEK
- the LOC136531323 gene encoding ALBINO3-like protein 2, chloroplastic isoform X4 encodes the protein MALAVRLIGRRRLLPSPLAAAVAHLSAASQSPCHHHHHPLPIPALPLPPRELPPFALHSRSFSWYSRSGSASGSGPSPGTAAADAPGEDVYTEKESVYLDGVTTVDDGEGVASGAGAAADAVGGAAGATADGVGGVSELSVSTVLDLMDGFHSLTGLPWWMTISFSTVAMRLLILPALIVQLQKTAKIGEVFRKLSTSLPTPQPGNNFREQYALFQKKKKELGCPSFLWNFAYFSVQFPCFILWMMSIRSMCLNNHPGFDNGGILWFHNLSEFPHGTLGPIFPILVAGLHYLNVQISFQGSQIKDHPGIFGLLAKGSLVYWTTNSLFSVAQQLSLRNDAARKLLGLPDTRAQVSYRAQKSPLEVPEMMQRPLLEDADMQSMSSDKGTASESTAPNFVMESMEGNISVSSSPEELLEQALQYLGTGCRDQALPLIRTAVERNPDLSVALIGMGQTLFSNKLFPEAAVCFEHAIPKIQEDDPLLVLAYFGAGLSNERQGDNETAIKLLQRIAELKEPEKPINKTCYFQGMLTLGSILSREGRNPEAAKYLRMAIAYDPSVERLLKECEEGMDDQPKPEK
- the LOC136531323 gene encoding ALBINO3-like protein 2, chloroplastic isoform X5, with translation MALAVRLIGRRRLLPSPLAAAVAHLSAASQSPCHHHHHPLPIPALPLPPRELPPFALHSRSFSWYSRSGSASGSGPSPGTAAADAPGEDVYTEKESVYLDGVTTVDDGEGVASGAGAAADAVGGAAGATADGVGGVSELSVSTVLDLMDGFHSLTGLPWWMTISFSTVAMRLLILPALIVQLQKTAKIGEVFRKLSTSLPTPQPGNNFREQYALFQKKKKELGCPSFLWNFAYFSVQFPCFILWMMSIRSMCLNNHPGFDNGGILWFHNLSEFPHGTLGPIFPILVAGLHYLNVQISFQGSQIKDHPGIFGLLAKGSLVYWTTNSLFSVAQQLSLRNDAARKLLGLPDTRAQRPLLEDADMQSMSSDKGTASESTAPNFVMESMEGNISVSSSPEELLEQALQYLGTGCRDQALPLIRTAVERNPDLSVALIGMGQTLFSNKLFPEAAVCFEHAIPKIQEDDPLLVLAYFGAGLSNERQGDNETAIKLLQRIAELKEPEKPINKTCYFQGMLTLGSILSREGRNPEAAKYLRMAIAYDPSVERLLKECEEGMDDQPKPEK